From the genome of Molothrus aeneus isolate 106 chromosome 12, BPBGC_Maene_1.0, whole genome shotgun sequence:
TCTGCATCTGATGGGGAAGGCATCATTCCCAGTCTAGAGTTTCCTAATGGTGGTAGTGACAAGTGATATATTTCTGTTAAAGAGAAAAAGTGGTTTTCAAACACCTGATAGTGTTCTCAGTACCCCTGTTTTCCTTCTCAAGAGGACTTCATGGGTTTGACCCTGCTTAACTTAGATGATCTGACAAGACCATGGCCCAAGATGGCCTGGCTGAAGATCATGGAAACCCAAGAAGGTGGCATGGGGCTTTATTTACAGGCAAGAAATTAGCAAGTGAGAAGCAAGCACTGAACAGACAGCCTCTGGGGCCCAAACTGCATGGTTTGGGAGAGCAGCATACTGGCTACTGAGGAGCACTGATTTATTTGAGAACATCAGGAAACCATTTATGGGTTCTATTATGGGCAGCAATCACGGGGGGtaagagctgctggagcagataGATTGATGTGTGGGTCTGTTGTTGTGCTTGCCACTGCATGATATAAAACAAGGATAAGGACATCCCTGAAATACCAAAGGGGCAAAAGGAGCCATTGCATTCTTGGCTTGTTTAAATGACAAACATTTATTATCTTTTCCTTTGCTACTTATGCTGTTCCTAAATTTTTGCCCTCTTCCCTGCTGTGTAACAGCATGAATCAAATGAGGACCTTTGGATAATGGACTTTTAATAGAGGTTAACAGGGCTTAGAGCTCCATGTTTCATGttacaaaacacagcaaagagaCACCATCATCATGCAGAGCCTATTTTGCTGCTGGCAGACTCCAGCAGAGCATGGCTGAGACTGTGATGAGAAATATGGTTTAAAAATTGGCAGGGCATGGTTTCAGAGCCTCTCCCCCATGGTTTTGCTCCTATGGAAGCTGCATTTGCGAGGTGAGGATTTGATTTGATACCCCTgcaaagaaaatttgaaattatgAGAGGAAATCTTCCTAATCCAATGAACAGCCCAAACTGTGAGTAGCAAAATTAGCCAGGCTTGCTACTCTACTGTTACAAAGAAACCGTGCACATGGTGATGCTGCTGGTTTGCTGTGTGAATTTAGCAGCCTCTAAAATATTCTGAAGAAAGAAGGAGGCACTTGGATGAAATGGACACCTTACAAAAAGAGGAGTTTGGGGAGTTACGTCAGGTCTACAAATATAACAAAGAAAATCTTTGtagttgtttattaattctgaaaaaaaaaatggtaaaaagtAGGAGAAGGGTGATCTGGAGATGAACCGTCAGCCAAGAAGAGTTGATGGTGCAAATGATGTTCATGACAGGGCCAGGCCAGTCAAGAAGCAGGCAGTGGCATTGCCcctgggtgggagcagggatgtgccATGGGAAATGCTTCCCTGGGAGCACTCAGCCTGCTTCAAGGGGCTGGTGCCTGTCCTTGCATGGAcctctgtccccaggcacaAGGGGCACGCTGTACCAGCTCTACCCTCCTTTTTTCACCTTGGAGGACTTTCCCCAGGCCAGGATGTGAGGTTTGGGAGAAGTCACCAACAGAGGGTGGCTGCACTCATACCAAACCCCCTGTGACAGTCAGCCAGGGCTTAGACCTGGCCTAAGGCAGTGCTGGGCCTGTGGTCTCTGGTCCTTTTGAGATAGATTTGAGATGTTATGGACACAGAGACTTTTCTGATTCTTTCCAGGGGCCAGATTTCACCTGCACATCTCACAGGTGCCTCTGATGTGCCTTCATCCCGCTCTGGTGATTCCACCCTGAGCGGTGCAGAGTCCCAGGAATCCTCTGGAACATGTCTGTCTTCTGCCTCCCTCAGTGGGGGACACACCAGCTGCACTGAAATGTCAGAAGGGTTTGCACAGCTGACAGGTTGCTGAAAATGGAGCATCGCCATAAATTCTCTTTATCCAGCCAAGTGCAGCTTAATATAGACTTAGCTGCACGGGCTGTGCCCCACactgagcccaggagctgccacagctcaggACCAAAACATGAACTGGTCGTTTTAACCAGAGCAGCTATTGCTagtgaggagggaaaaaaagaaaatcctttgaAATTTATCTTTCTCTTTAGGTTTAAAAGTGttagaggaaggagaggagaatgAACATGTCTGAACTTGGCCAAAACTCCGATGAGGACGTGTGTCCTGAGGACATTGATGAAGATGAAATCCTGGCTAACctgtcccctgaggagctgaaggagctgcagagtgaGATGGAAGTCATGGCCCCAGACCCTGAAATCCCAACTGGAATGATACAGAGGGATCAGACAGAGAAACCCCCCACGGGCAGCTTCGACCACAGGTCCCTGGTTGACTACCTGTACTGGCAGAAGGCATCCAGACGCATGCTCGAGGATGAGAGAGTTCCTGTCACCCTCTTGCCCTCTGAGGTAACAAGcaaaaatcacaaatatttatTATGCATCAGCAGCGGGATCTGTTTTGTAGCTTTAATACCTTAACCTGCCTCTGCTTCTTACGTAAGGTAGAGTACAAACAAATGTAGATTAATCCTAAAAGCCTCGTCAGTGATAGAATCCAGCTTGGACTGATGTCAGAGttagtaattttttaattgcttttcccAAATATTTACTTAAgctttttaatagaaaaaaattcctaattCTGATTTGAGTGAAGCAAATCACTGAGAAACTGTCACAAGATCAGTTTTGGAGGATGTAACTCTAATTAGTTTGATTTTGCATATGGAAGAACACCATGTTGCTTTTCCATGGAAGATTATATTAATCatacaaattaaattattaattgaCAGAATTTAATGACATGctggagaaaaaccccaaaccactgtATTTTAACAAGGTGAAACATTAACAACCAAGCATGCAAACTCTTGAACTAGTTCAACCATACTCAATACAATGCTTAAATTTATTTGACTATCCCCATGACTTTGAACTAAAGTTAAGGTCATACTTAGATATCTTTCAGGATGAGGGCTACACTTAAAAATAGGTTAATAGAATTGAAACTTGGCCAGATGAAACACATCCATACTTGAATGTGAAGTTCACTGGAAGTGAATTTGAGGTaactgatttattttacttttgttttaaatatcaGTGGTTTGCTAATACACACCAGTGTGGCACATCCCGGACTTCCCAGGGCATGGGCTGCCTTTGGAGACCAGGGGAAatctgtgggattttttctcctgcactCTTGTGCTCAAAGAAACAATTTTGTAACACTTCAGAGGTTAAATCTGAAACCTGGGCgtggagctggctgctgcattCACAGCTGGTCCATcaatccccatcccaaacccattCACCACCACAGCCTCAAGGGCAGAAGTGTCTGGGACCATTTTGTCTGACTTTGGGTGCAGCCATGGCACTGTCCTGCCTGAAGAAAGCAAATCTCAGGGAAATAGCTTGATTTTATTAGTGCTTTGTTAGCATTTCTCTCTGATGGAGGAACAGCTTGCAAAAAGATGCTTGACAAAGAAAAATCTAAGCAAGGAGTGTCTCTGGAATTGGTAGATGTTTGCAACTAATTTATTTGAATGGTAGAAGCCTCATTGCCCTGCAACTGCTTTGTGCAGGGGCTGGTTTCTTATCTCTGGCCTCCAAACTGAGCTACTATTTTATCTTCAGTGAGGTGCTGCCTTAGGTGTGATGCTCTGGGACTGCCAGAGCAGGTGGCCCTGTTGTCCCTTGTGCTGGATGATTCCACAGCGGTCACAATTGCCCTCTTCACTCCTCCTTGGGCTGAGCAAACCATCAGGGGGTCACCCTGATGTCCAGTGCTTTGTGGCATACAAAGGAAACTTTCTTGtcaaagaaattataaaaattacaCTAAATCCAGAAAGAGACTTTGGATCAGAAACTCTTAACCCCCAGAAGGGTTCAAAGACCATCTTAACATATCATTAAATATGTTCAGGATTTAATTGTTAGGACTTAATTTAGTAGGCAAAGATGAGAAACTGGTTTGCAGCCTCTTTGGAACAAGTTGTTCCTGTGTTCCCAAGCAAGCTGGTACAGCCTGAATTTACAGCAGTGACACTTTTAAGGATTATTCTCTATTGTAGGGGCAATGAGGAATCTAAATCCAGCTGCTACGTGTTTATTTGAGCAGAAAGTTATTGTAGCAAAGATGTCTTGCAACTATTTCAGCTGTGAGGTTTTGTCTTCCTCAGAGAAGTGCTGCGGAGGAGATGGAAGGAGAGGCCGGCAGCAGTGGCGAGGTGGCTGGAGGGAGAATGCCAGGAccagagggaaaagagagacaTTACCAAAATGAGCACGTGTCTGAGTCAAGAACACAACCTGGGGACACAAAGACAGATAGAAGTGATAAGGAGAGAGTGGTGGAGGAGGATGAGAAAGaagaagcagaggaggaagaggaagaggaagatgatgacgaggaagaagaagaagaagaaattgagACTGAATTGGAAACAAAGAAGAATTACACCAATGAGAACAGTCACATCAACCAGATAAGTCAGAAGTCAGGTACAGAACCAGGAGAAATCAAAGAAAAGcctaaggaaaatgaaaagaaaatatcaaaattGAACATCCCCCAGAAGTTAGCGCTGGATACCAGCTTCATGAAGATAAGTGCCAGGCCCTCAGGAAATCAAACCAATTTAGAAGACAGTTTGGAGAAAGTCCGAAAAAACAACCCGGACGTGAAGGAGCTCAACCTGAACAACATAGAAAACGTCCCCAAGGAAATGCTGATCGATTTTGTCAATGCcatgaaaaagaacaagaacaTAAAAACGTTCAGCCTGGCCAACGTGGGGGCTGACGACAACGTGGCGTTCGCGCTGGCCAACATGCTGAGGGAGAACAGGAGCATCACCACCCTGAATATTGATTCCAACTTCATCTCTGGCAAAGGCATCGTGGCCATCATGCGCTGCCTGCAGTACAACGAGACGCTGACGGAGCTCCGCTTCCACAACCAGCGCGGCCTGCTGGGCCACCAGGCGGAGATGGAGattgccaggctgctgaaaGCCAACAACACCCTCCTCAAAATGGGCTATCACTTCGAGCTGCCGGGGCCCAGGATGGTGGTGACCAATCTGCTCAGCAGGAACCTGGACAAGCAGAGGCAAAAGAGGCAAGAagggcaaaggcagcagcagatgaaGGAGCAGAAAGAGTTGATAGCGATGTTGGAGAATGGACTTGGGTTGCCTCCTGGGATGTGGGAAATGCTGGGGGTACCGCTGTCCCAGCTGAGGATGCAGGAGCCTCCAcaagcccccaaaccccctgtccctgcagctgtgtcaCTGAGCAAAAGGCAGGAGAACACGAGGCCACCAGCACCCGAGCAGCCGTGCAGGGAGAAACCCATCAACTTCAAAGTGGtcaagctgaaaaaaattcagCGCAAACCCCCCGTGCCAGAGTACGTGGAGCCTGCTGAGAAAACCAACCTCAAAGACGTCATCAAAACACTTAAACCAGTTCCCAGGAGAAGACCCCCTCCCCTGGTGGAAATAACCCCGAGAGATCAGCTCCTCAACGACATCCGCCAGAGCAACGTCGCCTATCTCAGGCCGGTAAGTGCAGAGTGCTGCCTCTGAGGGGGGGAATGGCACTcacctgctgtgctctgagccctggctgGAAATGCTGAGCTTTGGCAGGGCTGGCAAATGCACCTGCACGTGGCATTGTCACCCTTTTGTGTCAGGCTGCCACTCCTGGTGTGCGGGTGGttgttttccagcagcactgaggtaCGGCTTGCACAGGGAACTCACACCAAGGCTGCAGCCTTGTGCATCCCCGGCTGCATCCACAGggtaaaagaaaggaaattcacTCAGGAGGTGAACAAACCCACAGAAACTTTACCTTTCTATGCTCCTAACAGTGTATTAGTTATGACAGGCCCATGCTATTGTTTGTTTCAGGAGTACAACAGGTATTATGTTTTTACATCAGTCCCTCATAAACCCCATGTTTCTCTGTTCAATATCTGTGTTTTTCCTTAGCTCTCACTTTACACAAGAGAGCACTTGGCACACTCTGAAATCCAGCCTGGACTCAcactctgcagccctgcctcaCCCAGTAACAAGGAGTGTTTTATTTTAGTGGTCCTTTGCTGCTCATTCTTCTGTCTGTCCTTATGTAGATCAATTGTAAAATTCTAGtggtaacaggaaaaaaagaaattagatcCACCAGCAGTGAAGATGGAACAAGGTTGTGGGAAGAAAGTAGTGGTACTGTAGGGggttttatatttgttttcaaGTAAAACTTTGCCACTGAAAATTGGCTCACTGGTCAACTCAAGTGAGCTCAAGATCATCCTGACTTTAGAATGCCACTCCAAAACTGAAAACTGCCTCTTGGGTATGGTCTCACTTGGGTACCAAATTCATAGGCTTCTTCTCAAAATGCTGGGCACCAGATTTAACCTCTTGCTCTCCTGGCCTGTTATATTCCCTTGCATTGATTCAAGACATACTAAAACCTGGCTGGTGTATTTGTAGCTTGATGCCTGTTTGTGTTGCCAAGGCTTGAGGAAGAGGACAGAAAATCCCTTGTAGTTAAAAGTAGACAAGTAGTATTTTGTaattataatttctttcaaTATTGACATTTTAATATAGTGGgcctaatttttctttcatttatacctacaaagaaataattatttcctcGGTAATTCCAGACAGAGTAGTTTGTCCTGATATTTTGGCAGGTGCAGGTTCTGCAGTGACCTCAGATTCTGGTCCAGGATTACCCTAAACATTCTGTCCTGTAGGCAAGGTTTGAGGTTCTGAGTTTCTGCTGGCCAGTCCAACTTGGCTGCAGCCAAGGCCTCTCCCCAGGGCATTTTTGGCCTTTCTGGGCCAGTATAGGGTTTGCATTTTAGTTCCACATCCCAGACAACAAGACCTGCTTGTGGACAGCTCACAGatggtgctggtgacagcaggttggtccagggctgtgggagctgctgcctgcccagctctcagGAGGCTGGAGGACAATGGAACTTGTTCTCTGCCAGGCACTGCCCTTGTTTTGGAC
Proteins encoded in this window:
- the LMOD3 gene encoding leiomodin-3 yields the protein MNMSELGQNSDEDVCPEDIDEDEILANLSPEELKELQSEMEVMAPDPEIPTGMIQRDQTEKPPTGSFDHRSLVDYLYWQKASRRMLEDERVPVTLLPSERSAAEEMEGEAGSSGEVAGGRMPGPEGKERHYQNEHVSESRTQPGDTKTDRSDKERVVEEDEKEEAEEEEEEEDDDEEEEEEEIETELETKKNYTNENSHINQISQKSGTEPGEIKEKPKENEKKISKLNIPQKLALDTSFMKISARPSGNQTNLEDSLEKVRKNNPDVKELNLNNIENVPKEMLIDFVNAMKKNKNIKTFSLANVGADDNVAFALANMLRENRSITTLNIDSNFISGKGIVAIMRCLQYNETLTELRFHNQRGLLGHQAEMEIARLLKANNTLLKMGYHFELPGPRMVVTNLLSRNLDKQRQKRQEGQRQQQMKEQKELIAMLENGLGLPPGMWEMLGVPLSQLRMQEPPQAPKPPVPAAVSLSKRQENTRPPAPEQPCREKPINFKVVKLKKIQRKPPVPEYVEPAEKTNLKDVIKTLKPVPRRRPPPLVEITPRDQLLNDIRQSNVAYLRPVPLPKQLE